In Candidatus Kaistella beijingensis, a genomic segment contains:
- a CDS encoding alpha-amylase family glycosyl hydrolase gives MMKYFYTLFLAVLLPFFALAQKQPNVFTVNPPTFDETEAITITFTVNETAYGVASSHALYLWAWSTDINGAQADCPTNGTWAASNAANKLTYVSSSGSTGTYTFTMNTVKSFFGNRANPLKSIGFLVKTVNGSVQSEDGSLNVGRFQFNLTNPPAGSINVVNSGTVINITGTASLAANYVVKSNGNPVYTSSAPSTTLNYAYTVTQDATIDVVATNPADGTVVTKTFTVSLSLPVTSAPIPAYMRQGINYDPADPTKVGLALYAPGKAYVHVIGSFNNWAVNGNYLMKRDTSNTNLYWIEITGLTPQQIYTFQYRTADGIKVADPYSPLVLSPYDDPYINQNAVVYPNLPAYPTGQSFEVSVIQTAKPAYPWVVTNFAKPAKENLIVYELLVRDFTTQQTWQSLIDKISYLKSLKINAVELMPVMEFDGNNSWGYNTAFHYALDKAYGTPEKFKEFIDLCHQNGIAVILDIALNHATGRNPLERMWMIDPDGDGFGDPAADNPFFNQVAKHSYSVFNDFNHSKAETKYYVNRVLEQWIKEYKVDGFRWDLTKGFTQACTAGDDTCTNAFQIDRVNILRGYADYQWSWDPTSYVIFEHLGTDSEEAAWANYKIAEGKGVMMWDKETNPYNQNTMGFATNSNFNRVKYSAHGFTERRAMSYGESHDEERIMYKNINFGAPGANTLAEALQRQKSYGAVFLTVPGPKMIWQFAELGFDKSIFMCTNGTVNTDNDATPGDCKLDPKPSAFGLNYDTDAARKSVYDTWAKILEIRLSSQVFNTKTFNVESGNLMPRIFIWNDASTEPLKNVVILANFTTSSQSIVPDFPYTGNWVNLMDNSAVPVASTTAPITIEAGGFRIFGNAPALATSETGNVKNAVSLVITQNPVTNGTANIRYTNAVNGTLAIYDLSGKLVKSVKTAKSNGDEAVSINGLKSGMYLIQLKSDKGVAVTKMVVK, from the coding sequence ATGATGAAATATTTTTACACGCTATTCTTGGCTGTATTATTACCATTTTTCGCTTTGGCTCAAAAACAGCCGAACGTTTTCACGGTAAATCCACCAACCTTTGACGAAACTGAGGCAATCACCATAACTTTTACAGTAAACGAAACTGCTTATGGTGTTGCAAGTTCTCATGCACTTTATTTGTGGGCCTGGTCAACCGATATCAACGGTGCGCAAGCTGACTGTCCTACAAATGGAACCTGGGCGGCTTCAAATGCTGCAAACAAACTGACTTATGTTTCCAGCTCAGGTTCAACAGGAACGTACACGTTTACGATGAATACTGTAAAATCTTTCTTTGGAAATAGAGCCAATCCACTTAAATCTATCGGATTTTTAGTAAAAACAGTAAACGGTTCTGTACAATCCGAGGACGGATCGCTCAATGTGGGAAGATTTCAGTTTAACCTTACAAATCCACCTGCAGGAAGTATCAATGTAGTGAATTCCGGAACGGTGATCAACATTACAGGGACTGCTTCTTTGGCTGCAAATTATGTGGTGAAATCAAACGGAAATCCAGTTTATACGAGTTCTGCGCCTTCTACAACGCTTAATTATGCCTATACTGTAACACAGGATGCAACAATTGATGTGGTGGCAACGAATCCTGCAGATGGAACTGTGGTTACCAAAACATTCACCGTTTCTTTATCTTTACCGGTAACTTCTGCGCCAATTCCAGCCTACATGAGACAGGGAATTAATTACGATCCTGCAGATCCAACCAAAGTTGGTCTAGCGTTATATGCTCCAGGAAAAGCGTATGTTCATGTTATCGGAAGTTTTAATAACTGGGCGGTGAACGGAAACTATCTCATGAAAAGAGATACTTCAAACACCAATCTCTACTGGATTGAAATTACAGGTTTAACCCCACAACAGATTTATACCTTCCAGTACCGAACTGCGGACGGAATTAAGGTTGCAGATCCTTATTCTCCATTGGTTTTATCTCCTTACGACGATCCATACATCAACCAGAATGCTGTAGTGTATCCTAATCTTCCCGCTTATCCAACAGGACAAAGTTTTGAAGTTTCGGTGATTCAAACTGCAAAACCTGCTTATCCATGGGTGGTGACGAATTTCGCGAAACCTGCTAAAGAAAACCTGATTGTTTATGAACTTTTGGTAAGAGATTTCACCACACAGCAAACTTGGCAGTCATTGATTGATAAAATTTCGTATTTAAAATCGTTGAAAATCAATGCAGTGGAGTTAATGCCTGTGATGGAATTTGACGGAAACAATTCTTGGGGTTATAACACCGCTTTCCATTATGCGTTGGATAAAGCATACGGAACTCCAGAAAAATTCAAGGAATTCATCGACTTATGTCACCAAAATGGAATTGCAGTTATCTTAGATATCGCATTGAATCACGCGACAGGAAGAAATCCACTGGAAAGAATGTGGATGATCGATCCAGATGGTGACGGTTTCGGAGATCCTGCAGCAGATAATCCTTTTTTCAATCAGGTTGCGAAACATTCATACAGCGTATTTAACGACTTTAACCACTCAAAAGCGGAAACAAAATATTACGTGAACCGTGTTTTGGAGCAGTGGATTAAGGAGTATAAAGTTGATGGTTTCCGTTGGGATTTAACCAAAGGTTTCACGCAAGCTTGTACTGCAGGTGACGATACTTGTACTAACGCTTTTCAAATTGACCGAGTAAATATATTAAGAGGTTATGCAGATTATCAATGGAGTTGGGATCCAACTTCTTACGTCATTTTTGAGCATTTAGGAACAGACTCTGAAGAAGCAGCTTGGGCAAACTACAAAATTGCTGAAGGTAAAGGGGTAATGATGTGGGATAAAGAAACCAATCCTTACAATCAGAATACGATGGGATTTGCTACAAACAGTAACTTCAACAGAGTAAAATATTCAGCCCACGGTTTCACAGAAAGAAGAGCAATGAGTTATGGCGAAAGTCATGATGAAGAGCGAATCATGTACAAGAATATTAATTTTGGTGCACCGGGAGCGAACACTCTTGCAGAAGCACTACAAAGACAAAAATCTTATGGTGCCGTGTTTTTAACGGTTCCTGGTCCGAAAATGATTTGGCAGTTTGCGGAACTAGGATTTGATAAGAGTATTTTTATGTGTACCAATGGAACGGTAAATACTGATAATGATGCAACTCCGGGAGATTGTAAACTTGATCCAAAACCATCCGCTTTCGGACTAAATTATGACACAGATGCGGCAAGAAAATCTGTTTATGACACTTGGGCAAAAATTTTAGAGATAAGACTCTCCAGTCAGGTATTTAACACCAAAACTTTTAACGTTGAATCTGGAAACTTAATGCCTAGAATTTTTATTTGGAACGATGCAAGTACTGAACCTTTGAAAAATGTAGTGATTTTGGCCAACTTTACCACTTCATCACAAAGCATTGTTCCAGACTTTCCGTACACAGGAAACTGGGTAAATTTAATGGATAATTCTGCAGTACCTGTTGCAAGTACAACTGCCCCAATTACCATTGAAGCAGGAGGATTCAGAATTTTTGGAAATGCACCTGCTTTGGCAACCAGCGAAACCGGAAATGTGAAGAATGCAGTGAGTTTAGTGATCACTCAAAATCCGGTTACCAACGGAACTGCAAACATCAGATACACGAATGCAGTCAACGGAACTTTAGCGATTTATGACCTTTCAGGAAAATTGGTGAAGTCTGTGAAAACAGCAAAATCTAATGGCGATGAGGCGGTTTCTATCAACGGATTGAAATCAGGAATGTACTTAATTCAATTGAAATCCGACAAAGGTGTTGCGGTAACAAAAATGGTTGTGAAGTAA
- a CDS encoding TonB-dependent receptor — MKFIIHICLVFCGLTFFNAQNTFSIQGKVIDFHDKVPLSNTSIKIGNYSTTSDENGNFTFNNVNKGTYTLTANHPNCDTFTEKIEVNKDLEITLNLEHHIADIETVTIHGTHKNNASMIVKTLDKEAIARNSTANLGNILSNISGVGALKTGNNIAKPIIHGLYGSRVPIINNGVKMAEQEWGVEHAPNVDINNFEHIDVIKGASALKYGSDAIGGVVVMEPEVFPKKDTVKGSANLSGISNGRGIGFDLHLLKTWENGWAVKTNGGFKKLGDLKTPHYNLMNTGLEANSFNITVQKNSFLRGISFDYNVTNQQIGIYRGSDIGNLEDFYKALTTDVPIYQRDFSYSIDNPKQDVQHHLAKISAFKRFENLGKISMDYSFQYNHRKEFDVRRGELSQFPSLDLELFTNQFNINDLIERQYWNLETGIDLMYQYNYSTPETQARRLVPNYNKYSGGIYSIFKYKMTPRLNAEAGLRFDVTKYEVKKWYDLSTWENLYAENFPQFYVNTEGNRVFTNPILNYKNLSFNAGLELKPSNNFDIKFNYAKVGRTPNIAELFADGLHHSAAVIEVGNMGMKNEDGHQFNLNIDSKLDVLQGLQISVNPYLFLTKNFITEVPTGIQNTIRGVFPVWSYEQIDAKMYGLDFDANLKINENFIYKGRFSYVYGQDLTNNQPLILMLPPNFSNILEFSKAEWKNFYFKVENQTFLHQNRFPKYNPSISIYENGVEVEKTLDLSTPPPTYSLWGIQTGIDFSKRFSAGLNVTNLFNKNYKDYLNRMRFFSYEMGRNFILNIKYNF; from the coding sequence ATGAAATTTATTATTCATATCTGTTTGGTCTTTTGCGGACTGACTTTTTTTAACGCACAAAACACATTTAGTATTCAGGGAAAAGTGATTGATTTTCACGACAAAGTTCCCTTAAGCAACACCTCCATAAAAATTGGAAACTACAGCACAACTTCCGACGAAAACGGAAATTTTACCTTTAATAATGTTAATAAAGGAACCTACACTTTAACCGCAAATCATCCCAATTGCGACACTTTTACAGAAAAAATAGAGGTGAATAAGGATTTGGAAATCACCCTAAATCTTGAACATCACATTGCGGATATTGAAACCGTTACCATTCACGGAACGCATAAAAACAATGCTTCCATGATTGTGAAAACATTGGATAAAGAAGCTATTGCAAGAAATTCCACCGCAAACTTGGGAAATATTTTATCGAATATTTCGGGAGTTGGAGCATTAAAAACGGGAAATAATATTGCAAAACCTATTATTCACGGACTTTACGGAAGTCGTGTTCCCATCATCAACAATGGCGTGAAAATGGCGGAACAGGAATGGGGAGTGGAACATGCTCCAAATGTGGACATTAATAATTTTGAACACATCGATGTTATCAAAGGCGCATCTGCATTGAAATACGGAAGCGACGCAATCGGTGGAGTTGTGGTGATGGAACCAGAAGTTTTTCCAAAAAAAGACACTGTAAAAGGTTCGGCAAATTTGTCGGGAATTTCAAATGGTCGTGGAATTGGATTCGATTTACATCTTTTGAAAACTTGGGAAAATGGTTGGGCTGTAAAAACGAATGGCGGTTTCAAGAAATTGGGAGATTTAAAAACACCTCACTACAATCTGATGAACACAGGTCTTGAAGCCAATTCTTTTAATATCACAGTTCAGAAAAATTCTTTTTTGCGGGGAATTTCTTTCGATTACAACGTGACGAATCAGCAAATCGGGATTTATCGCGGTTCGGACATCGGAAATTTGGAGGATTTTTATAAGGCTTTAACAACGGATGTTCCTATTTATCAAAGGGATTTTTCTTATTCGATTGATAATCCTAAACAGGACGTTCAACATCATCTTGCAAAAATTTCTGCTTTTAAAAGGTTTGAAAATTTAGGAAAAATTTCGATGGATTACAGTTTTCAGTACAACCACAGAAAAGAGTTTGATGTGCGCCGTGGTGAATTGTCGCAATTTCCTTCTTTGGATTTGGAATTATTTACCAATCAGTTCAATATCAATGATTTAATTGAAAGGCAATATTGGAATTTAGAAACGGGAATCGATTTGATGTATCAGTATAATTATTCCACTCCCGAAACTCAAGCCAGAAGATTGGTTCCGAATTATAACAAATATTCGGGTGGAATTTATTCCATTTTTAAATATAAAATGACACCGAGACTAAATGCAGAAGCAGGTTTAAGATTCGATGTCACCAAATACGAAGTAAAAAAATGGTACGATTTGAGCACCTGGGAAAATCTGTATGCCGAAAATTTCCCACAGTTTTACGTGAACACAGAAGGAAACCGAGTTTTCACCAATCCGATTTTGAATTACAAAAATCTTTCTTTCAATGCAGGTTTGGAACTTAAACCATCTAATAATTTCGATATAAAATTCAATTATGCGAAGGTGGGACGAACTCCCAATATTGCAGAACTTTTTGCGGACGGACTTCACCATTCTGCCGCCGTAATCGAGGTTGGAAATATGGGAATGAAAAATGAGGACGGTCATCAATTTAATTTGAATATCGATTCGAAACTCGACGTTCTTCAAGGTTTGCAGATTTCGGTAAATCCGTATTTATTTTTAACTAAAAATTTCATCACCGAAGTTCCGACGGGAATTCAAAACACGATTCGTGGCGTTTTTCCTGTATGGAGTTATGAGCAAATTGATGCAAAAATGTACGGATTGGATTTTGACGCGAATTTGAAAATCAACGAAAACTTTATTTATAAAGGCAGATTCTCTTATGTGTACGGACAAGATTTAACCAACAATCAGCCATTAATTCTGATGTTGCCGCCGAATTTTTCCAACATTTTGGAGTTTTCAAAAGCGGAATGGAAGAACTTCTATTTTAAAGTAGAAAATCAAACTTTCTTACATCAAAACAGATTTCCGAAATATAATCCATCGATATCTATTTACGAAAATGGGGTAGAAGTGGAGAAAACTTTAGATTTGTCAACGCCGCCTCCAACTTATTCTTTGTGGGGAATTCAAACGGGAATTGATTTCAGCAAACGTTTTTCCGCAGGTTTGAATGTGACGAATCTTTTCAACAAAAACTATAAAGATTATTTGAACAGAATGCGGTTTTTCTCTTATGAAATGGGCAGGAATTTTATTCTGAACATTAAATATAATTTTTAA
- a CDS encoding oxygenase MpaB family protein, protein MVAEPTFIQSQHFKNFWEKGNGKQLLDWAEYRVDVEKFKKYAHLYYEVDDLGDEVVKETYLKLPYHEASSLIEKYSRSKISGDDNVPESVKKLFLQMQETPAWFNEDLANIGARFCMRSGTNALIILRDFTLMGGYDFAYLNKPLIFTGALKKGAVKRLKDTLEFWVNVTRENALKTNSEAYQLIVRTRLMHSYARVKIKEKTENWDYKNWGEPINSWDMIATYTGFSLVFMQGLKKLGVKISEQEELGVFHLWKYIGYLLGIPPEFLPENKRQAVEHLYLWSSTQNKGDEDSIHLAKALLDENLENTIYKYPFQRKLLLNLHQSMNWFLIDKEINERLSIPKVSVSAIFPKIVVQTNKISQKIFDLNNPEKYQKLVELGNKQQMQVLRDYIKHTPKDFHY, encoded by the coding sequence ATGGTTGCAGAACCTACTTTTATTCAAAGTCAGCATTTCAAAAATTTTTGGGAAAAAGGAAACGGAAAACAGCTTTTAGATTGGGCGGAATACAGGGTTGATGTTGAAAAATTTAAAAAGTATGCCCATCTTTATTATGAAGTTGATGATTTAGGTGATGAAGTCGTAAAGGAAACCTATCTAAAACTTCCGTATCACGAAGCAAGTTCTTTGATTGAAAAATATTCCAGGTCAAAAATTTCTGGAGACGATAATGTTCCCGAAAGTGTGAAAAAACTTTTTCTACAAATGCAGGAAACTCCGGCTTGGTTTAATGAAGATTTAGCCAACATCGGTGCAAGATTCTGCATGAGAAGCGGCACAAATGCATTGATTATTTTACGCGATTTCACTTTGATGGGCGGTTACGATTTTGCCTACCTCAACAAACCTTTGATTTTTACGGGAGCTTTAAAAAAAGGCGCGGTAAAAAGATTAAAAGACACCCTTGAGTTTTGGGTAAACGTTACACGAGAAAACGCACTGAAAACCAATTCCGAAGCCTATCAATTGATTGTACGAACTCGCTTGATGCATTCTTACGCTCGAGTAAAAATCAAGGAAAAAACTGAAAATTGGGACTATAAAAATTGGGGAGAACCCATCAATTCTTGGGATATGATTGCGACTTATACCGGTTTTAGCTTGGTATTCATGCAGGGTTTGAAAAAATTAGGAGTAAAAATTTCAGAACAGGAAGAATTGGGAGTTTTTCATCTTTGGAAATACATTGGTTATCTTTTGGGAATTCCGCCCGAATTTTTACCCGAAAATAAACGGCAAGCCGTTGAACATTTGTATTTATGGAGTTCTACCCAGAATAAAGGTGATGAAGATTCCATCCATTTAGCAAAAGCGTTGCTTGATGAAAATCTTGAAAACACCATTTACAAATATCCGTTTCAAAGAAAATTGTTGCTGAATCTCCATCAAAGCATGAATTGGTTTTTAATCGATAAAGAAATTAATGAACGTTTGAGCATCCCGAAAGTTTCAGTTTCAGCAATCTTTCCAAAAATAGTCGTTCAAACCAACAAAATTTCGCAAAAAATTTTCGATTTAAATAATCCCGAGAAATATCAGAAATTAGTCGAATTAGGAAACAAACAGCAAATGCAGGTTTTACGGGATTATATCAAACACACTCCGAAAGATTTTCATTATTAA
- a CDS encoding DUF4230 domain-containing protein, with the protein MPKNLRIILWSAAVITFLGLGYLIMQLMKPNAGSSGLMILIMLLLGLVLGGIIAFLATKNFRAEAPVIKESSHTIAESMRKVFKVVSAEGHFNEIYNYEESTKLFNFIPSKKKALVIVQAKVLVGYDFEKFKWEVDEQNRKVKLLNFPAPEILSTETDYKYYNIEEQFFNLFSKDDLAKIQQNGKRQVIEAAKKSHLPEVAAEQMRMLLTELLETKNFFLENPSKISESKSQIGFSGL; encoded by the coding sequence ATGCCAAAAAATCTTAGAATTATTTTGTGGTCGGCTGCAGTGATTACCTTTCTTGGATTGGGTTATCTAATTATGCAGTTGATGAAGCCCAATGCGGGAAGCAGCGGTTTGATGATTTTGATTATGCTGTTGCTGGGTTTGGTTTTAGGAGGAATTATAGCATTTCTTGCAACAAAAAATTTTAGAGCTGAAGCACCTGTAATTAAAGAGAGTTCGCACACTATTGCAGAAAGTATGAGGAAGGTTTTCAAGGTGGTTTCTGCCGAAGGACATTTTAACGAGATTTACAATTACGAAGAAAGTACGAAGCTTTTCAACTTTATTCCTTCAAAGAAGAAAGCGTTGGTGATCGTTCAGGCGAAAGTTTTGGTAGGTTATGATTTTGAAAAATTCAAATGGGAAGTCGATGAGCAAAACCGAAAAGTAAAACTCCTCAATTTTCCCGCTCCTGAAATTCTTTCAACAGAAACTGATTATAAATATTACAATATCGAGGAACAGTTTTTTAACCTGTTTAGTAAAGATGATTTGGCCAAGATTCAGCAGAACGGAAAAAGACAGGTCATTGAAGCAGCGAAAAAATCGCACCTTCCGGAAGTGGCTGCAGAACAAATGAGAATGTTGCTAACGGAGCTGCTTGAAACGAAAAACTTTTTTCTGGAGAATCCATCAAAAATCTCTGAAAGCAAAAGTCAGATTGGCTTTTCAGGATTATAG
- the gap gene encoding type I glyceraldehyde-3-phosphate dehydrogenase produces MSTIKVGINGFGRIGRLVFRAMTERENIEVVGINDLINAEYMAYMLKYDSVHGEFKGEVSTEGNDLIVNGKRIRVTAEKDPNNLKWNEVGAEYIVESTGLFLSKEAAEAHINAGAKKVVLSAPSKDDTPMFVMGVNHKELTDDIKIFSNASCTTNCLAPLAKVVHDNFGIVEGLMTTVHATTATQKTVDGPSVKDWRGGRSALNNIIPSSTGAAKAVGKVIPSLNGKLTGMSFRVPTADVSVVDLTVRLEKPTSYEEICQAMKAASEGELKGILGYTEDAVVSQDFVGEKRTSVFDKDAGIMLSPNFVKLVSWYDNEMGYSNKLTDLLVHSASL; encoded by the coding sequence ATGTCAACAATCAAAGTAGGAATCAACGGATTCGGTAGAATTGGACGTCTTGTTTTCAGAGCAATGACTGAAAGAGAAAACATTGAAGTAGTAGGAATCAACGACCTCATCAATGCTGAATACATGGCGTATATGCTGAAATATGATTCTGTACACGGTGAATTCAAAGGGGAAGTTTCAACTGAAGGAAACGACCTTATCGTTAACGGAAAAAGAATCAGAGTTACCGCTGAAAAAGACCCAAATAATTTGAAGTGGAACGAGGTAGGTGCAGAATATATCGTAGAATCTACAGGTTTGTTCCTTTCTAAAGAAGCAGCAGAAGCCCACATCAACGCAGGTGCAAAAAAAGTAGTTCTTTCTGCTCCTTCAAAAGATGATACGCCAATGTTCGTAATGGGTGTAAACCACAAAGAATTGACCGACGATATTAAAATTTTCTCCAACGCTTCCTGTACAACCAACTGTCTTGCTCCTTTGGCAAAAGTAGTTCACGATAATTTTGGAATTGTGGAAGGTTTAATGACGACTGTTCATGCTACAACAGCAACACAAAAAACTGTTGATGGACCTTCAGTAAAAGATTGGAGAGGTGGTCGTTCTGCATTGAACAACATTATCCCATCTTCAACAGGTGCTGCAAAAGCGGTTGGGAAAGTAATCCCTTCTTTGAACGGAAAATTGACAGGAATGTCTTTCCGAGTTCCTACAGCAGACGTTTCTGTAGTTGACTTAACGGTGAGATTAGAAAAACCAACTTCTTACGAAGAAATTTGCCAAGCGATGAAAGCTGCTTCTGAAGGAGAATTGAAAGGAATCCTTGGTTACACTGAAGATGCCGTAGTTTCTCAAGATTTCGTGGGTGAAAAGAGAACTTCCGTGTTCGATAAGGATGCAGGAATTATGTTGTCGCCAAACTTCGTGAAATTGGTTTCTTGGTATGACAACGAAATGGGTTATTCTAATAAATTGACTGATTTGTTGGTACACTCTGCTTCTTTATAA
- the pfkA gene encoding 6-phosphofructokinase produces the protein MEESAVKKIAVFTSGGDAPGMNAALRAVVRTANHYNIECYGIREGYNGLINDDFIKMGPRSVKNIITEGGTILKSARSLEFKTKEGRQKAYDNLVKRGIDALVCIGGDGTFTGAKIFNEEFGIKVIGVPGTIDNDIFGTDNTIGYDTALNTAMEAIDKIRDTATSHNRVFFVEVMGRDAGFIALNSGIATGAIDILIPERKDSIDELFATFERAEKAGKSSSIVVVAEGEKLGSIYDIAKATKAGFPDYDIRVVVLGHIQRGGSPSCADRVLASQLGYGAVIGLMEGKNNVMAGMKSNKLVYTPFEEAIKKHNEIDQNLLKISEILAI, from the coding sequence ATGGAAGAAAGCGCAGTAAAGAAGATTGCAGTATTTACTTCAGGAGGCGACGCGCCGGGAATGAACGCTGCATTGAGAGCGGTAGTAAGAACTGCAAATCATTACAACATAGAATGTTACGGAATCCGTGAAGGTTATAACGGTTTAATTAATGACGACTTCATCAAAATGGGACCCCGTTCCGTAAAAAACATCATTACAGAAGGTGGAACGATTTTGAAATCGGCTCGTTCACTTGAATTTAAAACAAAAGAAGGCCGTCAAAAAGCTTACGACAACTTGGTAAAAAGAGGAATTGACGCATTGGTTTGCATCGGTGGAGACGGAACTTTTACAGGAGCGAAAATTTTTAACGAAGAATTCGGAATCAAAGTAATCGGTGTTCCGGGAACGATTGATAACGATATATTCGGAACAGATAATACCATTGGTTACGATACCGCTTTGAATACTGCGATGGAAGCCATTGATAAAATTCGTGATACTGCGACATCGCACAACCGTGTATTTTTCGTGGAAGTGATGGGACGTGACGCTGGATTTATCGCCTTAAACAGTGGAATTGCAACAGGTGCGATCGATATTTTAATTCCTGAACGAAAAGACAGTATTGATGAACTTTTTGCCACTTTCGAACGTGCAGAAAAGGCTGGGAAATCTTCAAGCATCGTGGTAGTTGCTGAAGGTGAAAAATTAGGAAGTATTTATGATATTGCAAAAGCTACAAAAGCAGGTTTCCCTGATTATGACATTCGTGTCGTGGTTTTGGGACACATTCAACGTGGTGGTTCGCCGAGTTGTGCGGACAGAGTTTTGGCGAGTCAGTTAGGATATGGCGCTGTTATCGGCTTGATGGAAGGAAAAAACAATGTTATGGCAGGAATGAAATCAAACAAATTGGTTTATACGCCATTTGAGGAAGCCATTAAAAAACACAATGAGATTGATCAAAATCTGCTGAAGATTTCAGAGATTTTGGCGATTTAG